The proteins below come from a single Gimesia alba genomic window:
- a CDS encoding carboxylesterase family protein has product MQTTRIRSMFAYRFSLLLLTLAFLGITTTLPAQTKPTQTGFVNAVYKDAAGEHRYVVFVPKNYSPEKKYPVILFLHGAGERGNDGLKQTQVGLGPIVKQQASTFPFLVVFPQAENMKESLLGGWLANTDDSKRALKILDTVMKDYSVDSKQQILTGWSMGGYGAWSLAAADPLRWSAVAPIAGGGKTDWAAKLKEVPIWAFHGANDRAILPAESEKMINAVKQAGGTPRFTEVPDVGHDVWKVAYSKPLFDWMQHPGRAMDHSAPLLVKPDLKLPAEADTNSPFVPALVIDNAVSVRLGNRFLQSLADAVPSMVPADMLEGSINDIYDYTVAQGRGFDVQFTGISYKGELARAAVEAYAADTLNIQLGIKNVDLYISSTYVTGNRHSAVAGPISVSVGHQKPVWLSFDVKPYIKDNQLKLRLIRTRFNIPQDNWYVSGPAGVSTRGIGMTSEKVSSGLVDGIYGSKGRIEAEVKAIVPGLVEELEKQLNFDEASQVVNAIWPLPVYQPRMKLAPREVVTDKKGVSISFGLSVAALEPDKFDGKVKRLNSLGRSVNDIPKVIDLQVGVAPSMLKPLTEMLVEADVARIPVQDVPGHSFAPLADSKTLQQVFPDLKQYGDDVKIWSELVLTKPIQVEDASQPKKTNGDLFRFEVPQAAISMAIKKSAANKDWIPYAEYSLSVSQDVEPQIVDRTYSKRALRLNWEGGSHIGGLARFAPEYKPQDAKINQQKFQALVQSAWDGWTKQGPASVAEIPDIELGFGLYRVNKVNWSTPQLLATFTVPELKITNNTKIDMEYELKSPYSDWGGPYTLKPGESHAFDAATPLIYRRKVNNRLQVYTLAAGSHYEFDPQNGDQSGTLFEAADN; this is encoded by the coding sequence ATGCAAACGACACGAATTCGATCGATGTTTGCGTACCGGTTTTCTTTGCTTTTACTCACTCTGGCGTTTCTGGGAATCACCACAACCCTCCCGGCGCAAACGAAGCCGACCCAGACCGGATTTGTGAACGCCGTTTATAAGGACGCGGCCGGCGAACATCGCTATGTGGTCTTTGTTCCCAAGAACTATTCACCCGAAAAAAAATATCCCGTGATTCTGTTTCTCCACGGTGCGGGCGAACGGGGCAACGATGGTCTCAAGCAGACCCAGGTCGGTTTAGGCCCGATCGTCAAACAGCAGGCTTCAACGTTTCCCTTTCTTGTCGTCTTCCCTCAGGCAGAAAACATGAAAGAGAGCTTGCTCGGCGGCTGGCTGGCCAACACCGATGACTCGAAACGGGCACTGAAAATTCTTGATACCGTGATGAAAGATTACTCGGTCGACAGCAAGCAGCAGATCTTAACCGGCTGGTCGATGGGGGGCTACGGCGCCTGGAGTCTGGCGGCGGCAGATCCACTTCGCTGGTCGGCAGTCGCTCCGATCGCGGGCGGCGGAAAAACCGATTGGGCGGCGAAGCTCAAAGAAGTGCCAATCTGGGCCTTTCATGGCGCCAATGATCGTGCGATTCTTCCCGCAGAATCAGAGAAAATGATCAACGCAGTGAAACAGGCGGGCGGCACACCCCGTTTTACCGAAGTACCCGACGTCGGTCACGATGTCTGGAAGGTCGCTTATTCCAAGCCTCTGTTTGACTGGATGCAGCACCCCGGTCGCGCCATGGATCATTCCGCGCCGCTTCTGGTCAAACCCGATCTGAAACTGCCAGCCGAGGCTGATACCAACAGTCCGTTCGTGCCTGCCCTGGTGATCGATAACGCCGTTTCAGTGCGTTTGGGAAATCGGTTCCTGCAGTCACTGGCCGATGCGGTTCCCAGTATGGTTCCCGCAGATATGCTGGAAGGGTCAATCAACGACATTTACGACTATACCGTCGCGCAAGGCCGTGGCTTCGATGTGCAATTCACGGGGATCTCATATAAAGGCGAACTGGCCCGCGCGGCCGTCGAAGCTTATGCAGCCGACACTCTGAATATTCAACTCGGCATTAAGAATGTCGATCTCTATATCAGTAGCACCTATGTCACCGGTAATCGGCATTCCGCTGTTGCGGGACCGATTTCCGTCAGCGTCGGTCACCAGAAACCGGTTTGGCTCAGTTTTGATGTGAAACCGTATATCAAAGATAATCAACTCAAACTCCGGCTCATACGCACACGATTCAACATTCCGCAGGATAACTGGTATGTCTCCGGTCCCGCCGGTGTTTCCACACGCGGCATCGGCATGACTTCAGAAAAAGTATCCAGCGGCCTCGTCGATGGCATCTACGGCAGTAAGGGACGCATCGAAGCAGAAGTGAAGGCGATCGTGCCCGGCCTTGTGGAAGAACTGGAAAAACAACTCAACTTCGACGAAGCCAGTCAGGTCGTCAATGCCATCTGGCCGTTACCCGTGTATCAACCGCGGATGAAACTTGCGCCGCGAGAAGTCGTCACGGACAAAAAAGGCGTTTCAATCAGCTTCGGCCTCAGTGTTGCCGCTCTGGAGCCTGATAAGTTTGACGGCAAAGTCAAACGACTGAATTCGCTGGGCAGATCGGTCAACGACATTCCTAAAGTGATCGACCTTCAGGTCGGCGTCGCGCCCAGCATGCTCAAACCGTTAACCGAGATGCTGGTCGAAGCCGATGTCGCCCGCATTCCCGTTCAGGATGTCCCCGGCCACTCGTTCGCGCCACTGGCAGATTCCAAAACACTGCAGCAGGTCTTTCCCGATCTGAAACAGTACGGCGATGACGTCAAAATCTGGTCGGAACTTGTCTTAACCAAACCGATTCAGGTCGAAGATGCCAGCCAACCAAAAAAAACAAACGGAGATCTCTTCCGATTTGAGGTGCCTCAAGCAGCCATTTCGATGGCCATCAAAAAATCGGCTGCCAATAAAGACTGGATTCCTTACGCCGAGTATTCACTCTCGGTTAGTCAGGATGTCGAACCGCAAATTGTTGACCGCACCTATTCCAAGCGTGCCTTGCGCTTGAACTGGGAAGGGGGCTCACACATCGGCGGCTTAGCTCGCTTTGCACCCGAGTACAAACCGCAGGATGCCAAAATCAACCAGCAAAAATTCCAGGCTCTGGTGCAGTCCGCCTGGGATGGCTGGACAAAGCAGGGCCCCGCGTCCGTTGCCGAGATCCCCGATATCGAACTCGGTTTTGGCCTGTACCGCGTCAACAAAGTCAACTGGTCCACTCCGCAGTTACTGGCGACGTTTACGGTGCCCGAGTTGAAGATTACCAATAATACGAAAATCGATATGGAGTACGAACTGAAAAGTCCTTACAGCGATTGGGGCGGCCCTTACACGTTGAAGCCGGGTGAATCGCACGCCTTCGATGCGGCAACTCCGCTGATTTACCGACGCAAGGTAAATAACCGCCTGCAGGTTTACACCTTAGCCGCCGGTTCCCATTATGAATTCGATCCGCAGAATGGCGATCAGAGTGGCACCCTGTTTGAAGCCGCCGACAATTGA
- a CDS encoding proton-conducting transporter membrane subunit has product MNSFLNAIIPLSPVLLVVMPVIGACFGWGASRLGLEFTRWTAFSNSLVSCLILAAVMFSPFLQDDEDNRPTRAISVTLKLPAAETATAEERNERVIKWALDATAVWFLLLPTCLWPVLTLLIHRMTDVSQQHYFLLMLLQALLAGLFVSFDLLSFLTFLMLTTFCLLCLIRLASGSRSRSVFESTMYLQFLGDGLIMGGLILAATGHTWMQGVLLEGPQPLTLQFESILQGTVSDVSLYPVAQAYWSTVSPWIFLMLLSGFVIKGALFPIHYQLTQWLKLLPAQAGSAPEGIGWYLVLLTLITKVSIYGMVRFLVPLTFTVGASLSSLLTLWGSFGFLVAALIASLRKDLLGIVVWFLIGQTSLVLTILFAADSTAVSQYLSWNLIQGLACCLLFLVLPLIALEKQKRTHKLFMGIAGLSLLTLLGVPGLGGFTTGFALLWSLANQGVLLALSFLLGSLLFNLVLIRSFWRLMKTDLPTELPIASATPVRSHEYIGLTWLAFSPVVLLIVVLGIAPATLLEQTLLPLISVSESVTEEPAEN; this is encoded by the coding sequence ATGAACTCATTCCTGAATGCCATCATTCCCCTGTCGCCTGTATTACTGGTTGTCATGCCAGTCATCGGTGCGTGCTTTGGGTGGGGTGCGTCGCGGCTGGGGCTGGAGTTTACTCGCTGGACCGCGTTTTCCAATTCGCTAGTTTCCTGTCTGATCCTGGCTGCGGTGATGTTCTCTCCTTTCCTGCAGGACGACGAAGACAACCGCCCAACCCGGGCAATTTCCGTCACGCTCAAACTTCCTGCTGCCGAAACGGCGACAGCGGAGGAACGGAACGAGCGGGTTATCAAATGGGCCCTGGATGCGACGGCTGTCTGGTTTCTACTGCTGCCAACCTGCTTGTGGCCTGTGCTGACACTGTTGATTCATCGGATGACGGACGTCTCGCAACAACACTATTTTCTATTAATGTTGTTACAGGCGCTGCTGGCGGGGCTGTTTGTCTCTTTCGATTTGCTCAGCTTTCTTACGTTCCTGATGCTGACGACGTTTTGTCTGCTGTGCCTGATTCGACTGGCCAGCGGCAGCCGTTCGCGTTCCGTTTTTGAGAGTACGATGTATCTGCAATTTCTGGGAGACGGCCTGATCATGGGAGGCCTGATACTGGCGGCGACCGGACATACCTGGATGCAGGGCGTGCTGTTGGAAGGGCCGCAACCTCTGACGCTGCAGTTTGAATCGATCCTGCAGGGAACAGTCAGCGATGTTTCGCTCTACCCAGTTGCCCAAGCGTATTGGAGCACTGTGTCTCCCTGGATTTTTCTGATGTTGCTGTCGGGTTTTGTCATCAAAGGCGCCTTGTTTCCAATACACTATCAGTTGACGCAGTGGTTGAAGTTGCTGCCTGCCCAAGCGGGTTCCGCGCCCGAGGGAATCGGCTGGTATCTGGTACTGCTGACATTGATCACCAAGGTCAGCATTTACGGAATGGTTCGCTTTCTGGTTCCGTTAACGTTTACGGTGGGTGCCAGCCTGTCTTCGCTGCTGACGTTGTGGGGAAGTTTCGGTTTTCTGGTCGCGGCACTGATTGCCAGTTTGAGAAAAGATCTGCTTGGGATTGTGGTCTGGTTTCTGATCGGGCAGACTTCGCTGGTGTTGACGATCTTATTTGCCGCCGATTCGACAGCAGTTTCCCAATACCTGTCATGGAATCTGATTCAGGGGCTGGCATGCTGCCTGCTGTTTCTGGTACTGCCTTTGATTGCTTTAGAAAAACAGAAACGCACTCACAAGCTGTTCATGGGAATCGCCGGCCTGTCTTTATTGACGTTGCTGGGTGTGCCGGGACTGGGAGGATTTACGACGGGATTCGCATTGCTGTGGAGTCTCGCCAATCAGGGCGTTCTGCTCGCGTTGAGTTTTCTGTTGGGAAGCCTGCTGTTTAACCTGGTGCTGATTCGCAGTTTCTGGCGGTTGATGAAAACGGATCTCCCAACGGAACTACCTATAGCCAGTGCAACGCCGGTTCGTTCGCACGAATATATCGGACTCACCTGGCTTGCGTTCAGCCCTGTGGTGTTGCTGATTGTCGTGCTCGGCATCGCACCCGCCACGCTGCTGGAACAGACGCTGCTCCCGCTGATCTCGGTCAGCGAGAGCGTGACTGAAGAACCCGCGGAAAATTGA
- a CDS encoding NuoL/Nad5 family protein, with translation MDKTITLLLQLSLITPFVMVLVAALVGFRILKGRPHWPALIGVVLTTMVAVTSVFFFRSRLQSQSYSRTLIDWLSLGSGEESRLSIGVLFDPLSLAFFLLISLASLFYLLLDHSFSVLPAPRSRRQFTSLLYLLCFFATAGIVLATNFLQLFLFWLMLSMSMNLLHELNLPDESSPEAPHRHWWGWNAFSDAMLLLAIFLISVNFKSLNFLTCLQPDAIQAAYTQNRVALPGIGAALFLAALPRLNLFPASALIVCRKTPWNSSSLAALSLLSLPAGLFLLLRTAPYFFAIQANQRLLLQLGTLSAFLTLFSAISLTRGQQRDRVLYWLSATMAGMTVAILGMSRGSSLHLILALVLLQTSLFAVLIPIQHRLQEGTLPPQSMGSIQVCVLLLLTASVAGLGTMLNPLIAARAAAQNLRSELMVWLMLLILAGYVFGLARFYFFLNARSKSADSRANFPVLPLWGITVLICLTSVSVYVRLPFFPQLWPALMTGDSENPFDRDWLFCSLFCVMPLVALVLAWMTASKTDRRKPDASPEPALIQLGQSHYYSLTLLNRTLIHPLQFCAKFVSLLDEWILALGSRFSLETLPNYWGQLLKQMQNGQVAFQTLVLLFTLSILIFVLMVLQI, from the coding sequence GTGGATAAAACGATCACGCTGTTACTTCAACTGAGTCTGATTACGCCCTTCGTGATGGTGCTGGTGGCTGCGCTGGTGGGATTCCGAATCTTAAAAGGCCGTCCACACTGGCCTGCACTGATTGGTGTCGTACTGACCACAATGGTTGCGGTCACGTCCGTCTTTTTTTTCCGTTCCCGGCTTCAGAGTCAATCTTATTCACGGACGTTGATTGACTGGCTCTCATTGGGAAGCGGAGAGGAAAGCCGGCTCTCGATTGGTGTCTTGTTTGACCCGCTGAGTCTTGCGTTTTTCCTGTTGATCTCGCTGGCATCCCTGTTTTATCTGCTGCTCGACCATTCCTTCTCAGTGCTGCCTGCTCCCCGATCCCGCCGGCAGTTTACTTCACTGCTGTATTTACTCTGCTTCTTCGCAACAGCGGGCATCGTACTGGCGACCAATTTTTTGCAGTTATTCCTGTTCTGGCTGATGTTGTCGATGAGCATGAATCTGCTGCATGAACTGAATCTGCCCGACGAGAGTTCACCGGAAGCACCACACCGACACTGGTGGGGCTGGAATGCGTTCTCTGACGCGATGCTGCTGCTGGCGATTTTTTTAATCAGCGTCAACTTTAAATCGTTGAATTTCCTGACCTGTCTGCAGCCGGATGCGATTCAGGCAGCGTACACACAAAACCGGGTCGCTTTGCCCGGAATCGGGGCGGCACTCTTTCTTGCCGCCCTGCCTCGCCTGAATCTGTTTCCGGCGTCCGCACTGATTGTCTGCCGTAAAACGCCCTGGAATTCATCCTCTTTAGCAGCACTCAGTCTGCTCTCACTTCCCGCAGGTCTGTTTTTGCTACTGCGTACGGCTCCCTATTTTTTCGCGATTCAAGCCAACCAGCGTCTGCTGCTGCAGCTGGGAACCCTGTCTGCGTTCCTGACGCTGTTCTCCGCGATCAGTCTCACGCGCGGTCAGCAGCGAGACCGCGTGTTGTATTGGCTCTCTGCGACGATGGCGGGCATGACGGTTGCCATTCTGGGCATGAGTCGCGGTTCTTCGCTGCATCTGATTCTGGCGCTGGTGCTGCTGCAGACCAGTCTGTTTGCCGTGCTGATCCCCATTCAGCATCGGCTGCAGGAGGGAACGCTGCCTCCGCAATCGATGGGTTCGATTCAAGTCTGCGTGCTGCTGTTACTGACCGCGTCCGTCGCTGGCCTGGGTACGATGTTGAACCCCCTGATCGCGGCCCGAGCCGCCGCACAGAATTTGCGGTCGGAGTTGATGGTCTGGCTGATGCTGTTGATTCTCGCCGGCTATGTCTTTGGCCTGGCCCGGTTTTATTTTTTCCTCAATGCCAGATCCAAATCAGCCGACAGTCGCGCGAATTTTCCTGTGCTGCCGCTGTGGGGCATCACGGTTTTGATTTGTTTGACGAGTGTTTCCGTTTATGTGCGGCTGCCGTTTTTCCCGCAACTCTGGCCGGCGTTGATGACGGGCGACAGCGAGAATCCCTTTGATCGTGACTGGTTGTTCTGCAGTCTGTTTTGTGTGATGCCGCTGGTGGCGCTAGTTCTGGCCTGGATGACGGCGTCGAAAACAGATCGCCGCAAACCCGATGCATCCCCGGAGCCGGCACTGATTCAATTAGGACAGTCGCACTATTATTCGCTCACGTTGTTGAACCGGACGTTGATTCACCCCCTGCAATTTTGTGCGAAATTCGTCTCTCTGTTGGATGAATGGATTCTGGCACTGGGCAGTCGATTTTCTCTGGAGACGCTACCAAATTACTGGGGCCAACTGTTGAAACAGATGCAGAACGGCCAGGTTGCCTTTCAGACGCTGGTTTTGCTGTTCACGCTTTCCATTTTAATTTTCGTGCTGATGGTGTTGCAGATCTAA
- a CDS encoding NADH-quinone oxidoreductase subunit K: protein MILSQSAPLLHNYLLIAVTLIVLGFLGMLLQRNRLATLFSLLLWLQGAGLVFAAYGQFQSSQKGNFYFLIVALIVITLLCTLAALIFHARRYLKQEQVEPEPREGTNARG, encoded by the coding sequence ATGATCCTTTCGCAATCTGCCCCCCTGCTGCATAACTATCTACTGATCGCGGTGACGCTGATCGTGCTCGGTTTTCTGGGCATGTTGCTACAACGCAATCGTCTGGCGACCCTGTTTTCGCTGTTACTCTGGCTGCAGGGCGCCGGTCTGGTGTTTGCCGCTTATGGACAGTTTCAGAGTTCGCAGAAGGGGAACTTCTATTTCCTGATTGTGGCGTTAATCGTGATCACGCTGCTGTGTACTCTGGCCGCTCTGATTTTTCATGCCCGACGATATTTGAAACAGGAGCAGGTCGAACCGGAACCGCGGGAAGGAACGAACGCGCGTGGATAA
- a CDS encoding TfoX/Sxy family protein, with translation MAADALQDSIPIEKLRNLGPKSAHWLEQAGIRTCGDLKQTGAVAAYLMVKQQQPRCSLNLLYALQGALTGVHWNQLTEKTRQQLRAEAHSE, from the coding sequence ATGGCCGCTGATGCTTTACAGGATTCTATTCCGATAGAAAAATTACGAAATCTGGGACCGAAGAGCGCTCACTGGCTGGAACAGGCCGGAATTCGGACCTGCGGTGATCTCAAGCAGACTGGTGCCGTTGCCGCTTATCTGATGGTCAAGCAGCAACAGCCGCGGTGCAGTCTGAATTTGCTCTATGCATTACAGGGGGCACTGACCGGTGTTCACTGGAATCAACTGACTGAGAAAACCAGACAACAACTCAGGGCAGAAGCCCATAGTGAGTAG
- a CDS encoding gamma-glutamylcyclotransferase family protein, protein MMSPEPRTLIFVYGTLKRGFCRSHHLADQIFLETAHTIPGYTMYDCGDYPGLVIDPGNGVSIQGELWSVDGAGIARLDEVEGVSENWFSRQKIELQHPAVSETVHAYYFAGDVTRLPVYGDNWIKET, encoded by the coding sequence ATGATGTCCCCGGAACCCCGCACGCTGATTTTTGTCTATGGAACCTTAAAACGCGGCTTCTGTCGTTCCCATCACCTGGCAGATCAGATTTTTCTCGAAACAGCACACACGATTCCCGGTTACACGATGTACGATTGCGGCGACTATCCCGGCCTTGTGATTGATCCCGGAAATGGAGTCAGCATTCAAGGAGAATTGTGGAGCGTCGACGGAGCGGGTATCGCACGTCTCGATGAAGTCGAAGGCGTCTCCGAAAACTGGTTTTCGCGCCAGAAAATCGAACTGCAGCATCCTGCCGTTTCGGAAACGGTACACGCCTATTACTTTGCAGGCGACGTCACACGCTTGCCCGTTTACGGCGACAATTGGATCAAAGAAACATAA
- a CDS encoding DUF1569 domain-containing protein, producing the protein MSAQTAARRSLSYASLQEIVDDATRLTASDAPTTGGWSKGQIFEHLARLMDRSLDGFDFKIAWPIRMIGIYYFKHRIFKHGMSPGFQLKGATKEALAPNPLEDQSGLEHLKKSIQRLETESQRYPSPVFGELTRDEWDLLHRRHAELHMSFIAEPETP; encoded by the coding sequence ATGTCTGCACAAACTGCCGCCAGAAGAAGCCTGTCGTACGCGTCTTTACAGGAAATCGTTGACGACGCCACACGGTTGACCGCGTCTGACGCACCCACAACCGGTGGCTGGTCTAAAGGGCAGATCTTCGAACATCTGGCCCGCTTGATGGATCGTTCGCTCGATGGCTTTGACTTCAAGATTGCCTGGCCGATCAGAATGATTGGAATCTATTATTTTAAGCACCGTATCTTCAAGCACGGCATGTCTCCCGGTTTTCAATTAAAAGGGGCAACAAAAGAGGCATTAGCGCCCAATCCGCTCGAAGATCAGTCCGGCCTGGAACATTTAAAAAAATCCATCCAGCGTCTTGAAACGGAAAGCCAGCGCTATCCCAGCCCCGTCTTTGGTGAATTAACCCGCGATGAATGGGACCTGCTGCACCGCCGACACGCGGAACTGCACATGAGTTTCATTGCCGAACCGGAAACACCTTGA
- a CDS encoding FAD-dependent oxidoreductase: MSDTEAMKVIIVGGVAGGASAAARARRCHEAAEIILFEKDEYVSFANCGLPYYIGEEIAERNKLLVATPELFKNRFNIDVRTRHLVQSINQEQKTVSVLNQKTGALSEESWDRLILSMGAAPLVPPLPGIDAGNVFTLRNLNDADTIKEYIKQHNCQRAVVVGAGFIGLEMVEQLHCLQIETELVELQPQVLPPLDPEMARLVQNELTAHDVKVHLGTAVEAVNVEDSKAVGVELGNGTSITADIVILGIGVAPAIELAKAAGIEIGNCGGIAVNEFMQTSHSHIYAVGDAVEYTHGVLEQPQRIPLAGPANRAGRISGQHAVTDSAHAMIAPMGTAIVRVFGLTAAVTGLSKKTAERSQRKNRSVIVIPKHHAGYFPGAESLFFKLTYDPETGQILGAQAVGKEGVDKRIDVIATALKFKGTIRDLAGLDLAYAPPFGSAKDPIHMAAFVAGNDLDQLTSIIEVDADLSGYQILDVRSQKEVDTFRFPEITHIPVDELRGRLHELDASQPLITVCHTGLRAYVAARILKQSGFENVQNLTGGMLMQRHARPEMFE; encoded by the coding sequence ATGTCAGACACAGAGGCCATGAAAGTCATCATCGTGGGCGGCGTCGCCGGCGGCGCGAGTGCCGCAGCACGGGCTCGACGCTGTCACGAAGCAGCCGAGATCATTCTGTTCGAGAAAGACGAATACGTCTCGTTTGCCAACTGTGGTCTGCCCTATTATATCGGCGAGGAAATTGCCGAACGCAACAAGCTGCTCGTCGCGACTCCCGAACTCTTCAAAAATCGCTTCAACATTGATGTCCGCACCCGACATCTGGTGCAGTCGATCAATCAGGAACAGAAAACGGTCTCGGTCCTCAACCAGAAAACGGGGGCACTATCGGAAGAAAGCTGGGATCGCCTGATTCTCTCGATGGGCGCTGCACCGCTGGTTCCGCCACTTCCCGGCATTGACGCCGGCAATGTCTTCACGCTCCGCAACCTGAATGACGCCGACACGATTAAGGAATATATCAAACAGCACAATTGCCAGCGCGCAGTGGTCGTCGGTGCCGGCTTTATCGGCCTGGAAATGGTCGAACAGCTGCACTGCCTGCAGATTGAAACCGAACTGGTCGAACTGCAGCCACAGGTCCTGCCTCCTCTGGATCCCGAAATGGCGCGGCTCGTTCAGAATGAACTAACCGCGCACGACGTCAAAGTGCACCTCGGCACCGCCGTCGAAGCCGTGAACGTGGAAGACTCCAAGGCGGTCGGCGTCGAACTTGGCAATGGAACTTCCATCACAGCTGACATCGTGATTCTGGGAATCGGCGTGGCCCCCGCCATCGAGCTGGCGAAAGCAGCCGGTATTGAGATCGGCAACTGTGGCGGTATTGCCGTCAACGAATTCATGCAGACCTCGCACTCCCATATCTATGCGGTCGGCGATGCCGTCGAATACACGCACGGCGTTCTGGAACAGCCACAGCGCATCCCCCTCGCCGGTCCCGCGAATCGCGCGGGCCGTATTTCCGGACAGCACGCCGTCACTGACAGTGCGCATGCGATGATCGCACCGATGGGAACCGCCATCGTCCGCGTCTTTGGTCTGACCGCGGCAGTCACGGGTCTCAGTAAAAAAACAGCCGAACGATCCCAGCGCAAAAACCGCTCGGTGATTGTCATCCCCAAACATCATGCCGGCTATTTCCCGGGCGCCGAATCTCTGTTTTTCAAATTGACCTACGACCCGGAAACCGGGCAGATCTTAGGCGCCCAGGCTGTCGGCAAAGAGGGCGTCGATAAACGCATCGATGTCATTGCCACCGCCTTAAAATTCAAAGGGACCATCCGTGACCTCGCCGGCCTCGATCTGGCTTACGCGCCCCCCTTCGGTTCTGCCAAAGACCCGATCCACATGGCCGCCTTCGTTGCCGGCAATGATCTGGATCAGTTGACCAGCATCATCGAAGTCGACGCCGACCTCTCCGGCTATCAGATTCTCGATGTCCGCTCTCAAAAGGAAGTCGATACCTTCCGCTTCCCCGAGATCACACACATCCCCGTCGACGAACTCCGCGGTCGCCTGCACGAACTGGACGCCTCCCAGCCGCTCATCACCGTCTGCCATACCGGACTACGTGCTTACGTCGCCGCCCGCATTCTGAAACAGTCCGGTTTCGAAAACGTCCAGAACCTCACCGGCGGCATGCTCATGCAACGCCACGCCCGCCCGGAAATGTTCGAGTAA